Below is a window of Calditrichota bacterium DNA.
TTACCCCTGGGTATCTTTTGGATGCAGTTCGAGCCAACCGTGCGCGGGGCGTGATGGGGGAGGCGCTCTTCTTTTACGAAGGGTTACGGCAGAGGGGCGACCTGCTGGCGGACACTCTCCGGGCAACAGTCTATTCCGAACCCGCCCAACCGCCCCATCGCGGCGAAAGCGTGTGGCGCCCGCCGGCGCTGATCGTACATGAAGACGACGCCACTACCAAGCGAACCGGAACCTGGGAGCAGACCACCGCGCCCGGCTATCGCGGCAAGGCACTCTTCCACAGGGACACTTCTTATGCAGCCGTGGAATACGAATTCGACATACCGGCCAGCGCCTGGTACCATGTGCTGGCCTTCATCGTCACGGGCACACTGACCACCGATCGAGCGCGTTTTTCGGTGTACTCGGCGAGCGATACCTCAATCCATGTCGTTTCCCAGCGGGGTTACCTGAACGCAGGGTGGCACCGGCTGCGTTCGGCCTATTTGAACGCGGGCAGGCAGACCGTGCTCAAACTCGATAACCACGGCGTCCTGCCCGGTGACTTCATCGTTGCCGATGCGACAATGATCATGGTGGACCGCAAGCGTTCCCCGGAGGCGGTGTTCACTCGCATTCCCCGTCCGGATGACCGCCACATACCACGTTCCCTCTGCCTTAGCATTTACCCCAATCCAGCTCACGATGCGGCAACCCTCTTGTTAGATCTGCCTCACACAGGAGAAATTGCGGTCACTGTATACGATCTGCTTGGGAGGCAAGTCTTCGAAGCTCTTCCCGGACACCTACCACCGGGCCAACACTCGCTTCGGCTGCCCCTCGGCCACCTGCCAAGTGGCCTCTACTTCTGCCGCGTCTGTACGGCAAAGTACCGGACGGTGACCAAGCTCCTCCTGGCCAGATAGCCCGCAGCGATTGCCTCAGTTCTGCCCGCACAGACAGACACGAATCCGGACTCCGCCGTGGGCAAAAAGGCGGCCCTTCCCCGGGTGGCAGAGGCCTCTCGATCCGACCGGGAGTCCACGTGGGCACGCTGAGTGCCTTGCAGGCGAGTAACAACCCCGGCAGCTCTTCCTTTCTCGCAGTGCTGACCGGACCTTACGCAAAATGCAGCAAAGCGAGCTGAGCTGCTCCGACAGCGCCTGCCCGATTGCCGAGGCGCGCACAGCGAAGCGGCGGGTGAGGCCCCAGACGGATGCGCAGCCCCTCCAGCAGGTGTTCGCTCAGAGCCGAGAGCTCGCCGCCGATTACAATGATTTCCGGGTCGACAATGTTGGTGAGACTGGCCAGGCCGCAGGCCAGATAGTCCAGCTGCCTGCTGAACAGAGAGGCAAAGTGCGGCTCCCCGGCCTGGAGCAGCGCGGTCAATTCGTCGGCAGTCGGCTCTCTGTCGGTCGCGAGTGGCACCAGGCCCCTGCGTGCCAGCAACAGGGCCTGCCGCGCGAGCAGGCGCCTGGACACATAGGCCTCAAGGCAACCGCGCGCCCCGCACCCGCACTTTCGACCACCTTGCCGCACGCAGAGGTGGCCGACCTCGCCGGCGTTGACGCCGCGGACCAGGTGGCCATCAACAAGTATCCCCCCGCCCACG
It encodes the following:
- a CDS encoding T9SS type A sorting domain-containing protein, producing the protein TPGYLLDAVRANRARGVMGEALFFYEGLRQRGDLLADTLRATVYSEPAQPPHRGESVWRPPALIVHEDDATTKRTGTWEQTTAPGYRGKALFHRDTSYAAVEYEFDIPASAWYHVLAFIVTGTLTTDRARFSVYSASDTSIHVVSQRGYLNAGWHRLRSAYLNAGRQTVLKLDNHGVLPGDFIVADATMIMVDRKRSPEAVFTRIPRPDDRHIPRSLCLSIYPNPAHDAATLLLDLPHTGEIAVTVYDLLGRQVFEALPGHLPPGQHSLRLPLGHLPSGLYFCRVCTAKYRTVTKLLLAR